Proteins from one Nymphalis io chromosome 23, ilAglIoxx1.1, whole genome shotgun sequence genomic window:
- the LOC126777538 gene encoding chymotrypsin-like elastase family member 2A, with amino-acid sequence MKLIYKTFLILLSVIIKVNSIKFHKSIRPVLPVLQASPCPHNGDIVSSFKTGLEDGYNITIKKSLTIATELRITFDSETALIPGTGAIYSGTEDNVYNIFKLFMIENNDKYTFNVKGHPAPYSPPYLTSLKINGEEYCKEANLTYFEDLPVGVTKRKNVPDRFCGKRKILHTELIVNGVNTKSGDWPWHVAIYRQEKSSLRYVCGGTLISKNFVLTAAHCTTVNGSPLLPDVLGVFLGKYHLFQSDATTQEIQVFQVIVHDEYSHKDLKNDISLLKLRAEVVFNNYVQPACLWFDEAYDKLTSYEILGTVAGWGFDRTDSLSSTLHAARMPLIPNYSCILSNPIFYSNALRNNKKFCAGFANGTSACNGDSGGGFLVFIPDAIGDKVGNKVPGAWYVRGIVSASLSRGDAAICDPNSYAIFTDVSKYLTWIKDYITSN; translated from the exons atgaaacttatatataaaacattcttaatattattatcagtaaTAATCAAGGTGAACTCAATCAAATTCCATAAGAGTATAAGACCAGTGTTGCCTGTTCTGCAAGCGTCGCCCTGTCCTCATAACGGTGATATAGTATCGTCTTTCAAAACTGGATTAGAAGAtggttataatataacaataaagaaaTCACTGACTATAGCCACGGAGTTGCGAATTACATTCGATTCAGAAACTGCATTGATACCG GGGACGGGTGCAATATATTCAGGCACAGAGgacaatgtttataatatattcaagctGTTCATGATTGAAAATAATGATAAGTACACATTTAATGTAAAAGGACATCCTGCCCCATATTCGCCGCCATATTTAACTAGTCTCAAAATTAATGGAGAAGAATATTGCAAAGAAGCTAATTTG ACATACTTTGAAGATCTGCCTGTTGGTGTAACGAAACGGAAAAACGTTCCCGATCGTTTTTGCGGCAAACGCAAGATCCTGCACACCGAGCTGATTGTCAATGGAGTCAATACGAAATCTGGTGACTGGCCTTGGCACGTAGCTATATACAGACAAGAGAAATCTTCACTGAGATATGTCTGCGGTGGAACACTTATATCTAAGAATTTTGTTTTAACAG CCGCCCATTGTACGACTGTCAATGGATCACCACTTTTACCTGATGTTCTGGGTGTATTTTTAGGAAAATACCACCTATTTCAAAGCGATGCAACGACGCAGGAAATACAg gTGTTCCAAGTAATTGTCCACGATGAATATAGCCATAAGGatcttaaaaatgatatatcattattaaaactaaGAGCCGAAGTTGTGTTTAACAATTACGTACAGCCTGCCTGCTTATGGTTTGACGAGGCTTATGACAAACTTACCTCTTATGAAATCCTTGGAACG GTGGCTGGGTGGGGATTCGATCGAACTGACTCCCTGTCATCGACTCTCCACGCTGCAAGGATGCCCTTGATTCCTAACTATTCTTGTATTTTAAGTAATCCAATATTTTATTCGAATGCTTTAAGAAACAATAAGAAATTCTGTGCTGGATTTGCTAATG gaACCTCGGCTTGTAACGGTGATAGTGGTGGAGGTTTCCTGGTATTCATACCTGATGCAATTGGTGACAAAGTCGGGAACAAAGTGCCTGGTGCTTGGTACGTCAGAGGAATTGTCTCAGCGAGTTTATCAAGAGGAGATGCCGCTATATGTGATCCAAATTCATACGCCATATTTACCGACGTATCCAAGTACTTAACATggattaaagattatattacaAGTAATTGA